One genomic region from Rhodococcus sp. SBT000017 encodes:
- a CDS encoding VOC family protein codes for MIEHVLAVVAVRDIDSAREWYETLFDRLPDNTPMASLVEWRLASAAWLQVTVDRERAGSSLFNVAVEDIEVFVDTARSRGIDFGNIVDANKGVRLSMVSDPDGNFITAIGGFREHY; via the coding sequence ATGATCGAACATGTACTTGCCGTGGTGGCGGTGCGCGATATCGACTCGGCACGAGAGTGGTACGAGACCCTGTTCGACCGCCTACCCGACAACACTCCGATGGCGAGTCTGGTGGAGTGGCGACTGGCTTCCGCTGCGTGGCTGCAAGTGACCGTAGATCGCGAGCGGGCAGGCTCGTCGTTGTTCAACGTTGCCGTCGAGGACATCGAGGTGTTCGTCGATACCGCTCGTTCCCGCGGCATCGACTTCGGCAACATCGTCGACGCGAACAAAGGGGTCAGACTGTCGATGGTCTCCGATCCAGACGGCAATTTCATCACTGCGATCGGCGGCTTTCGCGAGCACTACTGA
- a CDS encoding excalibur calcium-binding domain-containing protein: MTSAYPPPFQRPAPEPQTPRRPLFGKVFSWAAIVFGAFFLIGAVFSFELGALLVGALLVGSGVMYLRSSPARGRKVWAVPAIAVLPALFVMGLTTTTEPETTTAIAPVAAVPALPTVTTTTAPPTTTTPAPTTTTATPTTEPVAAVVEIPTTTEYIPLPEPEPVYIPEPVYTPEPVYTPEPVYTAPAPLAAVPPVVTYANCDAVRAAGAAPIYAGEPGYSLKLDRDKDGIGCDT, translated from the coding sequence ATGACCAGCGCCTACCCGCCACCCTTTCAGCGACCGGCACCCGAGCCACAGACGCCTCGCCGCCCCCTGTTCGGCAAGGTATTCTCCTGGGCCGCAATTGTTTTCGGTGCATTCTTTCTGATCGGGGCAGTGTTCTCGTTCGAGCTCGGCGCGCTACTCGTCGGCGCGTTGCTGGTCGGCAGCGGCGTCATGTACCTGCGCTCGTCACCCGCGCGGGGTCGCAAGGTCTGGGCGGTACCTGCCATCGCTGTCCTCCCGGCACTGTTCGTCATGGGTCTGACCACCACGACCGAACCCGAGACCACGACCGCCATCGCACCGGTCGCGGCCGTGCCCGCGTTGCCGACCGTCACGACGACCACCGCGCCGCCGACGACAACCACACCGGCCCCAACAACCACGACCGCGACTCCGACCACTGAGCCGGTCGCCGCCGTTGTCGAGATACCGACGACAACGGAATACATCCCGCTGCCCGAGCCCGAACCTGTGTACATCCCCGAGCCCGTCTACACGCCGGAACCGGTGTACACACCCGAGCCCGTCTACACCGCCCCCGCGCCGTTGGCCGCGGTGCCTCCCGTTGTCACGTATGCCAATTGCGACGCAGTCCGAGCCGCCGGTGCAGCACCGATCTACGCGGGCGAGCCGGGTTACAGCCTGAAACTAGACCGCGACAAAGACGGGATCGGCTGCGACACCTAA
- a CDS encoding O-acetyl-ADP-ribose deacetylase produces the protein MTVIDVVQRDITDVAADAIVNAANTRLLGGGGVDGAIHRAGGPDILAECKALRATTLPHGLDTGAAVATTAGRLRAGCVIHTVGPRFSPHEDRSELLRLCYARSLALAASMNLKSIAFPLISGGSYGWPMQDAVTQQVVAVKAARPSVDLVMLVPYSREAANLTRRLVG, from the coding sequence ATGACAGTCATCGACGTCGTCCAGCGCGACATCACGGACGTGGCCGCAGATGCGATCGTCAATGCCGCCAATACGCGATTGCTCGGCGGCGGGGGCGTGGACGGTGCTATCCACCGGGCCGGTGGGCCGGACATCCTCGCAGAATGCAAGGCGCTGCGGGCCACCACCCTGCCCCACGGCCTCGACACCGGCGCAGCCGTCGCCACCACCGCGGGCCGACTTCGAGCCGGCTGTGTCATCCACACCGTCGGCCCGCGCTTTTCCCCGCACGAGGACAGATCGGAGCTACTGCGACTCTGCTACGCCCGAAGTCTGGCGCTGGCCGCGTCGATGAATCTGAAATCCATCGCATTTCCCTTGATTTCCGGCGGATCCTACGGATGGCCGATGCAGGATGCAGTCACCCAACAGGTCGTGGCAGTCAAAGCTGCCCGGCCGTCGGTCGACCTCGTCATGCTGGTCCCCTACTCCCGCGAAGCCGCGAACCTGACGCGGCGGTTGGTGGGTTAG
- a CDS encoding ADP-ribosylglycohydrolase family protein → MELPAMQHDRARGVLLGTAVGDALGAGYEFGYPTSETTIDMIGGGAFDWAPGEWTDDTSMALCVARGLEQGGDVDEIAEHFRDWFDQNPPDVGNQTRLVLSQPTRNGADMTAAAASLAGRTGGNGSLMRTAPIALAYLDDPTGCRDAAARISALTHSDPRAGQACQMWSHAIRYAVLNSTYDGVAEFLNEAEADVREFWQPLLHQAQEGQPSDFPNNGWVVHALQTAWWAIHRPADAERPLPAALELCVRAGGDTDTTAAIAGGLLGARWGASAVPSGWRDIVHGYPGLRADDLDRITSKIIAAKELS, encoded by the coding sequence ATGGAACTGCCCGCTATGCAGCACGATCGGGCGCGAGGCGTTCTGCTCGGAACCGCGGTAGGCGACGCGTTGGGCGCAGGATACGAATTCGGATATCCCACGTCCGAGACGACCATCGACATGATCGGCGGCGGCGCATTCGACTGGGCCCCGGGGGAATGGACCGACGACACCTCGATGGCGCTCTGTGTCGCGCGCGGACTCGAGCAGGGCGGCGACGTGGACGAGATCGCCGAGCACTTTCGCGACTGGTTCGACCAGAACCCTCCGGACGTGGGAAACCAGACTCGGCTGGTGCTGTCGCAGCCGACACGCAATGGTGCCGACATGACTGCGGCGGCAGCGTCGTTGGCAGGGAGAACCGGCGGCAACGGATCTCTCATGCGAACGGCGCCGATTGCCCTGGCCTACCTCGACGACCCGACCGGATGTCGAGATGCTGCGGCGCGGATCAGTGCCCTCACTCATTCCGATCCCCGCGCCGGTCAAGCGTGCCAAATGTGGAGTCACGCAATTCGATACGCGGTTCTGAACTCCACCTACGACGGCGTGGCCGAGTTCTTGAACGAGGCCGAGGCCGATGTCCGCGAGTTCTGGCAGCCCCTGCTCCATCAGGCACAGGAGGGGCAGCCGTCCGACTTCCCGAACAACGGCTGGGTGGTCCACGCTCTGCAGACGGCATGGTGGGCAATCCATCGACCTGCCGACGCGGAGCGGCCCCTGCCTGCCGCTCTCGAACTGTGTGTCCGCGCCGGCGGCGATACCGACACCACGGCGGCCATAGCCGGAGGACTCCTCGGAGCGCGTTGGGGTGCATCGGCGGTGCCGAGCGGATGGCGCGACATCGTCCACGGCTACCCGGGGTTGCGCGCCGACGATCTCGACCGAATCACCTCGAAAATCATTGCAGCGAAGGAGCTTTCATGA